From the genome of Solea senegalensis isolate Sse05_10M linkage group LG21, IFAPA_SoseM_1, whole genome shotgun sequence:
ccaccagTTCCAGTATCCCAGAATACCTCGCCTCAACCCCGTCCTTTAGTCCCGAGCGCTCCTATTCGCTGGAGACAGTCTCTCATAGAGGAGGCGAGAGCAGAGAGATGCACCAGGCTGATCTTCATTACATCCGGACAGTTTACGATGTGAAGCAGGGCTTATCTCAAGAGCACGAGCTGAGTTCCTCCTCCGCTgcgagaggtggaggaggcacGAGGTCCGGGCAGAGCCGAGATCTGCAAGGTAAAGATAGTGTTTGAAGTTTTCCGGTGTTGTAATAGTGATTTGATGACGTCAACGTCTGTCGGTTCCGATAGTCTGTTAccgtggcagcagcagtggcagcagcagcggcagcagcagtggtggcgTGCCGGCTTCTAACCGACACAGCGTCGGTCCAATTTGGGGTCCAGCAGCTAACTGTAGCTCCTATGAGAACCTGAAAGGGGTGCCAGCCCCTCCGCGGCGCAGCGACAGCTACATGGCCATCAGGAACCACGACAGACCAAACTCCTGGTCCAGTCTAGAGCAAGCTAGATCACTGCGGTGAGTCTGATCTGTGAAAACAGTGTGAAGGAGAGGATTGAACAGAACAGAACTATTCTTTACTAACATTATTTAATCTGGATTGTGTGATCAGGTCTCTGCAGAAAGGTTCCTGGCATCACTCCAGTGGCCCTGTGGCCTCGGGTGCAGGTAAGTTAATCTCTATTTGTATGTCCTTGTCCTTACTTTGAGCGGTGGGTTGTACAGGTGTGGAGACCTTCTCGCACAACCTCTCTTCCAAGCACAAGTCTATGATTTTTGTCGTTGCAGTCGTCTTGAAACCAAAACTTGGTTGCGGCACTAAGTGAGCTGGTCCACATGGTCACACAATGTTGGAGAGGTCACATACATCCCCACAGGGTTGTGGATGTTGGAAGAATGAAAACAGCcttactgtttttttgtttcagcaaAAGGCTCTTATGGTGCAGAGGGTCTTCTCCACACCGTCATAGAGAAGAGTCCAGAGAGTAGTCCTACCACAAAGCCCCGGCAGGGTGGAGGGTTTGTCCAGCCTCCGTCGCCTCCTGAATTTTCCTCTGGATCTGCAGGCCACACACCGCACTCTGGCCGCCTTATACTTCCCACAGTTGTGTACCCCGTCCCCCAGCCTGAGCCCCACTACGCGCAGATGCCCAGCTCCAATCCTGGTTCCGGCTCCTCTGCAGTCTATCCTGCTCTCACCAAGGAGAACAGTCAACATCAGTACCAGGAGTCGCAGGGAACTGGACTGAGGGATGAAGGAAAGATATCATCttcagaaaataacatttcttggTCACATTACCCTCACTCGTCGCATGCACCATCTGCCTTGTACGAGCTCAGGTGATGatgttatttaatatttgtaaagTGGTTCATCCTCAAACCCCATATTTCTAACTCAGCTTTTCTTTTATCAGGCTTCAACAGGAAGAGTCGAACCTCAGACATAACAGACCGCACATGAAATCAGAtggagacagagcagagagtcAGACAAGAGTCCAAAGACCTCTCAACCACCAGGAACCTCACAGTCAGAGCTTCCAAGAGTCCTACACTCTTAAAGGCCACGGACCTCATGACGTAGTGTTCCAGGAACAGAACCACGGTTTCCATGTTCCCCAAATCCAGTCGTCATCCGGACCAAGGCCTTCATCCTCACATGAATGCAGGGACGCACATGTACCTGTGCAGCCCAGGGACAGGAGCAGGTATGGAGGGATGAGTGTCTAATAGTGATAGTTGACAAAGTGCACTCTCGTACAGTGAGTCAGTCTAATCAAactttcttcttgttctttcttcttccaGATCAGTGGACCACACCAGCTTTCATACAAACCCAGGGACACTCTCCAGGCCAGCTCAGGGGCAGGTACCATTTATCCACTCACTTGTTCACCCTCAGTCTCAGGCCCCACCCACCTCTGCCACCCCGTCTTCTCCTCGTCACCTCAGTGACTCAGTACCACTGCAGTACCAAGACTGGGATCACAGAGACAAGGATGACGACAGAGAACATCCCCTGACCCGTCTGGAGAATGCCCTTGCTGAGGTCCAGAGATGCAGCAGCTCTGACAGCATTATCTCTGCCAGTAGCCAAAATGGCAGCCAGATGCCGACACGCAGCCTGTCTGTGTTGGAGAAAGTCAGTCGTTTTGAGCGTGGGGAACAAGCCGGAAAGAAGCGTAGTTACAGCACAAGCCATGCAAACAACAAAGCCACCCATCTGAGGGTAAGATgactgtgaaggttctcagtcatccaggtcattatGTCTTCAAGtgctctttcctcttctttttccgGCTTCTCCGtgtaggggtcgccacagcagatcatctgcctccatcttcttttattacaccaactgtcctcgtgtcctccttcacaacatcaatcaaccttctctgtggtcttcttcttttcctcctgcagcagctccatcttcatcatcctttgtccaatataatcactatcgctccaaaccatctcaaccttgactctcttactttacTTTCAAATTGTTCAACCTGAGCAATGCTCATTTCCATCAGTTGTATCTTCAAGACTGTAGAAATAAGCAACTTTACTTGAATTTAGCTTCAgctatttcacctctcatccaagacgCTTCTTAAGTTTTAAAGAATCCAAATATTGCTTCATAAATTTGAACACCTTACATCCAattcactgttttgtttctgatACTTAATCAGACGACTGAAAAAGGCCGGCGCTCCCCTTGTGGAGCAGACGACCTGAGAAACATGTTGGAAAGAAGCACCAGTAGTGCCAAACCCCACAGAACCATGAGCTACAGAGGAAGAAGCAACGGCAGGTAGAATGAAATACCCACCTCTCTTTTGACTATTTTAAAAGCAAACTAAATttaatgaattttatttgtaatgtttgtgtgtgatgatcAGGACCCTAGTAGATCCCAGTTCAGCCCTTCAGAGGAGTCACAGCACCTTCCAACTGGAAGAATCCAGGgagggctacagcagcagagatgtCCACCTTAGGCATGACATCCAGGAGGTGCTGGGCCCCATGCAGGACACATCCTTCAACAGGTCAGAGTCCTGCAGCAGTTTTGGAGTATTCCAACAAGTCTGCGTCTTTAGGTCCAAGTACCTCACAGGGCCAGAGATCTCTGATAGGTCACAATCTTCCAAAAGGTCTGAGTCTGTGTCACCAGAATCCTTCTACAGGTCAGAGTTATGTCCTTCTACAGGACCTTGTCCTTTCAAGGACAGGGTGtaagcagagatgaagatgtagtgtaaaatcagactttttgaTTTGGCTGCCATTTATCCTTCCAAAATATTTATCTCCGGAATGCAATGAATACATTTGGACCCTTTGTTTTTCAGGGAAggacacacattaatttgaaaTTGACAATACTGTGACGCATTCAGTCCTTAATTGGACCACACAGCAATGGTCTTCCAAACGGTCAGGGTTTTTCAGGTCAAAGTCTTTCAGCAAGTGAGAGTTTATGGTCATCAGAAAGGTCAGGGTCCTACCTTAGATAAGAGTCTTTCAGCAGGTCTTGGTGTCTGAAGTTTTGACATTGAAAACTTGTCTCTATTTAGATCCTACAGGGAATCTTTGAAAGATGCCCAGACTAAGGTCCTTCGGTCCACCTCCTTCAGACGAAGAGACTTCAGTTCCTCCAGCAGTCCGCAGCCTCCGCCTGTCCCCGCCAAGCAAAACTCCCTCGAGAAAAAAGGCCCAAAAACCAAGCCCAAACCACACGGCGTCATCATCAGGCCAATGTCTCCACCACTGGTCACATCCCCTCATGCGCCGAAGGAGCGGCATATGGTCACCCCAGAGGTCCGTGGGCCGAGTCCCCCGGCTCTTCCCAGCGTTCCACCGGTTGGACCTGCTGTGATGCGCATCTGTGGCCGCAAGCGGCTAATGGCAGAGCAGAAGAAACGATCATACTCAGAGCCAGAAAACCTGAATGAGGTTGGGGTTTCAGATGTTGAGACGGTTGCCCTCTTCAGGCGTGGAGGAGGTAAATACAAAAGCAAAGCAACTTTTTCACTGGTCTAGGAGTGTTTGTCGGTAACCATAAGCTACATCCCTGATAGAGACCAGCGTGGCAGACCGGCGGAAGATGTTTGAACTTGCGGCAAGTCGTGTTGGGGTTGGTGCTCATCAGAACACCACGTCCAGACCAGAGCTACGACAGCTTCAGCACGACGCTCTTGCTGAGTatgtggagaggaagagaggagctaaaagagaagatggaggacAGAGAAGTGGACTGAGGCCTTGCAGAGGTATGAGGGAGTGATGAGTGCATAAACACAAGCAAAGCTATGACTGAGTGgtgatcatttatatttttcttctcccttcTTCTCTTCAGGCTCCTGTAGTTACTCAGACACCTTCAGCCTCTCCTCCGCCTCcagcctcctctccctccaggAACCTGGCCCAGAACGAACCTCCCCTGTTGAGAAGCgttcctcctccactcttcccCCTGGAACCGACCTGCGCGACTACCAGTCTAACCTCTACTACCCTGGCAGGGTCACAACCCCACGGCCTCCACCTCAGCCACCACAAAGGTAACCAAAACCAGAACCTGCAAATAGAACTGATATTAAGAACTTGTACTCATCGGTCAGTCGTGACACATCTGTACTAATGGTGCTGCtattaatattgatatttatgttTTGTGTAAACTCTGGGAATCTGAATCTCTTGAAATGCTAATATGTGTAGCTGCTAACTCAAGATGCCTCTCATTTATTTGCTAAATCATTTCAGAGACATTAGTCAAGAAGTCAGTCAGATCCTTCACCACTTTGTTCCAGACCAAATTATCTATAAATCATGGATTGACTTTTTTCCTGGTTTCTCTTCCCAGTGCTCCTCCCGGTTCACCCCCTGAGCTCCAGACCAAGACCTTCCATAATCTGAGTCCTGAAGCAGGTCTGAGTAGACAGAGCCAGTCTGTGAGCAGAGACTCAGGCCTGgaccaacagcagcaacagcagcagcagcaggacaaagaGCCACAAGAGCATCCCTTCAGGCTGGGACTGTCCAGGAAGCTCAGTGGGGCCCTGCAGAGGGCCGGGTCAAACCGCAGCACCGGGAAGTCGGCTTCTGCTGAGGATCTGCTGGAACGATCCCAGGAGAATCAGATGACTCCTCAACACTTCCGCTCCCGCTCGTCCCCGATCATGGACACTTTACAGGTAACACAGATCCAATGTCTCCATTGTTTACTCGACTCACTCTGTGTCCAACCATCGGCAACTTTCAGGAATCCAATGCTATCCATGATTGGTTAACGGTGAGAAAGGTGCAGATTTATGAATGACTTCTGGTCGCGTACAACCCAACCTTGATGGTGATTTCACACCAGATGAGAAGTGAGAGACTTTAGTTGCTCGACTATTTCTGTTAGCTCACATTAGCCACAGCTGCTCAATGGGGCTAAAGCTAGAGCTTATATTGACACgagttttgtgtctttgtgagatTCTTGTCATGACATTCAGGCAGTTTGTGTCTCAGCATCGTGTCTTTGCCATAACTTAAAAACATAAGTGTGTGAAACATTAGCATCAGGTTTGGTTCtgaaaaagccaaagaaaagaCATGATGCTTTTGGTTTGACAGTTTatttaataatgacatttttccaTGAAGGGACATTTTGGTCCTGAGTCACAGAGGAAATTCCTCAGAGTTTCCTGTGAGGTGCCAGAGAGACGGAGAAGACGGACGGTGGCTGGGCGATGTCCGATGTGCATGAATGCAAagatagcacacacacacacaagcacacacaagcacacacgtACAGAATGTATGACATACACACATCTGCAGTGATCTTAAAGGACAAATTTGCAGTTTATCTCGCTCAGTGATCGGAGTGGCTTGTGTCACATAAACATCATTACTGTTCAGTCTGTCCTCCTACGACCACACAGATGTGCACACACTGAGTTACTGTGAAACTACATTTTCTACGTTATCTACTTTTTTGAAACCTGGAAATTCTggtttcaggtcttttttttgGCACCTGTTAGTTCCCATGAAACAAGAGTCTGAATTAGTTTAGCTTTCCACACATGTTCCATTCCAGGTGAGACTGTGCTTTCTTTAATGTACTAAACTCTAACTTTCGAAGGTCTCAGATTTTTAATGTTCAGCATTCCAAAATGTCTgccaccatacaaacactgctattaCCGTTAGCAGCTCTCCTTCGTTTCACAGTAGAAATGTTGCTAACGCTGTttgtttaaacaaataaaaagaagtaGATTGCTGTTACTGACAAAGACTAACCCAAGATATGTTTGCGCTTCCGACTTCTCGACTGGAAAGCGAtgaactcacactcacagttgTGACATAAATGTGGATTTCTGCATCTTCTTTGTTGAAAACTGTAAATGAGGACACTCTGTCGTACCACAGTTAGCCACGCTTTAGCAAGCTAGCTCGGCTCAAAGTGTTCTTGTTTGTTCACTTTCTTAGCACACAACAGCAGAGAAGATGTCAAATTAGCAATCgtgcatttgtttaaatattgaaaaaataaagggacaaagacaaagtgacTTCAGAGGAGAATCATCAGACTGTTCAGTGCGTGTGATTCGGTCTTTCATCAGACATGTGACGCCTcagtctggatttatttttacattttaagacCTGATGAGACGCTGAGATAAGACTCAGGCAAGAATGTTCTCTGAGGATGCTAAAGCAGGAGTcaaaccaccagggggcgactctgttGGTTGCTaaaagaactcagtttgaatggaagtcgatGAGAAAATGAGTTTCAGTTCTttttcaatagaacatgatctCATTTTTATAAATTAATATGAgtaaaaaatgtcaacattgagATTTTGGAGGCTTAAGAACAAGATTTCAGTCTCGTGGTCGCATTCGGATCAGTTTCCTCTTTCACAGTAATGAGAAATGTAAAGTACGATACGACTCTGTGAGGAATAATCaacacttgtgtgtctgtgcgttcCAGGATTTCTCCGCAGGAGACGTCATGACGTTTGGTGTGTTGGTCTCTGAACCTGAGGACAGGTACTGTTCCTCACACGTCCACACAGATCATGTGACCACACAGCTGACAGAAGAGATGAGGCATGTGAAAGCATATGTGACAATCTTTTGGTATGAAGTGAGGACGATGGAGGGAAGGAAGGTAGGAAAGGAGACAAGGGAGTCACATatattggattggattgggTAAAGACAGAGATAAGGACGTCAGAAGAGGTTAGGGAGTGAGTGTAAAGGAGGGAGGAACTGAGGAATGTAaggaagcagagacagaaaaataaactaaataccAACTCCAGTCCTCAGAGatttattcacttattcactcTAAAtgtgaaggtcagaggtcacatgagGAATTctttatgtttatataaatcTGTCTTGTGTCTGCACGTGAACGGGAACATGAATCCATCACTGGCCGCTCGCTGACCTTTAACAATCCCGTCAAAAATCAGAAACACCGACTGAACTGAGAGAGCACCAGACCTCTGCTCGTCCTCTGTTAGAAACTGACCGATCACaggacagttcagagagagagagagagagggcgccTCCTGGTGGCAGTTCAACAGCTAACACAGATCACTGTTCCAGCTGTGGTAACAACTTtcttacaaacacattttgacaaaggtaaaagacaaaatgaaacatGTCAAATGGACAAAGACCAGTGGAGACGAGAAGTCCTCATACGTTAAACATGGAGTCCAAATGTCTgaatataaacatttcattCTCTTCCTCCTTGACAGATCTGCAGACACTCAGATGTTAGGGAACCTCGTCTGTCCTCAACTGTCCCAGAACAGTGTGAACTCCACCCAGCCTTCAGCATCATCTCCAGACctaggctcctcctcctcctcctccgtcactCCTATCACTCGTAGAGAGCGACGAAGGAGCAGCGAGCGCCAACGAGCCCACAGCACCTCCACCTTGGCGGCCTCCGTTGGTCTGCCCTGCCCCTTCTCCAGTGCAGGTGACACTGAGTGGCAGGCCAGCGAGAGGCTGGCCAACCTGGACGCCATCAGCTTCCCTGGCACCAGCAAAACCCTGgagacaaacaaagagacaagATGCACTTTAAGTTTAGAGGACACTGAGACAGACGTGGACAGTTTAAAGAACCTGTCAGAGATGCCCACACTTTTACCCCATCCTCAGCTCGCAGCTCTGCCAAACAGGAAGGACAGCGAGAACGCTGTGTCCCTTCCGTCCCCTTCCCTCCATCTGTCCGTCCGCCACCTGTCCTCACTGCGGATCTCAGAGTCCAGCCTCTCGAGCTACAGTGACCAGCAGCCACACATGGAAACGTCCAAGGGCCGATCTCAGGAGGACTTTGACGAGGTCTTCCTCCTAACTCCTGCCCCTCCGTCGCCTCCTCCACCAATCAGAGAGACAAGCATCCTGGAGgacttccctcctcctccacctcccatCGAGTTGGAGGAAGAACCTGGATACGATTCTGTGGAAAGGTTTgttatcttgtgtttttatgtaaactTGAGTTCAGATATCATCTGATTTTCACAGGTTtttctctgtcctcagtccaAGCTCAGAATACTTGACCAGCTCCAGTGTTCCCAGCAGGAAGTCCTCCCTTCCCTCACCGACACTGTTTCCTTCGTACTCTGTCCTCCCTCCACTGTCcaccactaacacacacacctcgACCAAGGACAGCTTAGGTCTGGACTACCAGTCCCTGACCAAGAGGGAGAAGACACCTGAGGAGCAGCGGGTGGAGGCGCTGGCCCGGAAACTGGTGAGAACCAGAGGAATCTCCCTTAGTCTTTGTACCTAGTTAAGAGTCCGCCTTAGACTTTGTACCTAGTTAAGAGTCCACCTTAGTCCTTGTACCTAGTTAAGATTCTACCTTAGTCCTTGAACCTAGTCCGTGTTCTTGTATgttttaattcttcttctttggtccAGGTGTTGCAGGACCACTCTCTGGCGCCTCTCCTGGACACATGGAGCACTAA
Proteins encoded in this window:
- the shroom3 gene encoding protein Shroom3 isoform X1; its protein translation is MERGGGRGGGGGAGGAGWALVEARLQGGAPWGFTVQGGLEHGEPLLISKVEEGGKADTLERPLLAGDEIIAINDVEVSGFRQEAVALVKGSHKTLTLTVRRQFNEGYTRESSPPSLPPPPLSPRQQQQQQQQQQQSPVSSQHSRPCSAGGVQLRIKNRRSEPASRPHSWHSAKLGEGQRQLDQEDVDTMNTWHNSYHTSASTTNLSSGFDSSSGGYLRRSPDQYSSRGSMESLDPPQSSQLHSGAQQHHSGPHPAYASCHQLSSARSSNSIDHLHSKRDSAYSSFSTSSSIPEYLASTPSFSPERSYSLETVSHRGGESREMHQADLHYIRTVYDVKQGLSQEHELSSSSAARGGGGTRSGQSRDLQVCYRGSSSGSSSGSSSGGVPASNRHSVGPIWGPAANCSSYENLKGVPAPPRRSDSYMAIRNHDRPNSWSSLEQARSLRSLQKGSWHHSSGPVASGAAKGSYGAEGLLHTVIEKSPESSPTTKPRQGGGFVQPPSPPEFSSGSAGHTPHSGRLILPTVVYPVPQPEPHYAQMPSSNPGSGSSAVYPALTKENSQHQYQESQGTGLRDEGKISSSENNISWSHYPHSSHAPSALYELRLQQEESNLRHNRPHMKSDGDRAESQTRVQRPLNHQEPHSQSFQESYTLKGHGPHDVVFQEQNHGFHVPQIQSSSGPRPSSSHECRDAHVPVQPRDRSRSVDHTSFHTNPGTLSRPAQGQVPFIHSLVHPQSQAPPTSATPSSPRHLSDSVPLQYQDWDHRDKDDDREHPLTRLENALAEVQRCSSSDSIISASSQNGSQMPTRSLSVLEKVSRFERGEQAGKKRSYSTSHANNKATHLRTTEKGRRSPCGADDLRNMLERSTSSAKPHRTMSYRGRSNGRTLVDPSSALQRSHSTFQLEESREGYSSRDVHLRHDIQEVLGPMQDTSFNRSYRESLKDAQTKVLRSTSFRRRDFSSSSSPQPPPVPAKQNSLEKKGPKTKPKPHGVIIRPMSPPLVTSPHAPKERHMVTPEVRGPSPPALPSVPPVGPAVMRICGRKRLMAEQKKRSYSEPENLNEVGVSDVETVALFRRGGETSVADRRKMFELAASRVGVGAHQNTTSRPELRQLQHDALAEYVERKRGAKREDGGQRSGLRPCRGSCSYSDTFSLSSASSLLSLQEPGPERTSPVEKRSSSTLPPGTDLRDYQSNLYYPGRVTTPRPPPQPPQSAPPGSPPELQTKTFHNLSPEAGLSRQSQSVSRDSGLDQQQQQQQQQDKEPQEHPFRLGLSRKLSGALQRAGSNRSTGKSASAEDLLERSQENQMTPQHFRSRSSPIMDTLQDFSAGDVMTFGVLVSEPEDRSADTQMLGNLVCPQLSQNSVNSTQPSASSPDLGSSSSSSVTPITRRERRRSSERQRAHSTSTLAASVGLPCPFSSAGDTEWQASERLANLDAISFPGTSKTLETNKETRCTLSLEDTETDVDSLKNLSEMPTLLPHPQLAALPNRKDSENAVSLPSPSLHLSVRHLSSLRISESSLSSYSDQQPHMETSKGRSQEDFDEVFLLTPAPPSPPPPIRETSILEDFPPPPPPIELEEEPGYDSVESPSSEYLTSSSVPSRKSSLPSPTLFPSYSVLPPLSTTNTHTSTKDSLGLDYQSLTKREKTPEEQRVEALARKLVLQDHSLAPLLDTWSTKSTVELMSEIFPRSRLVDRSQWHQLDDRIQDGVCDSASVAMTDGQTQTNTDEKDLNTTKVELCEALRSSVEALQQEKELLCEEQRSHQALGGDMEALVQEKLRDNEKDKYSMFIGDLERIVNLLLSLCSRLSRIDRSLLAVDAEELTQEDAAEEKASLCRKRSLLLRQTEDAWELKENLDRRQRVVQSILSGYLSEAQLGDYRHFVSTKPSLLIRRRHLDDLIRQGEEQLKQLVENIPELAEARGLSRAGPFSLPGHVTCSSLSVIPGPAHPVRSTTVTSL
- the shroom3 gene encoding protein Shroom3 isoform X2 gives rise to the protein MERGGGRGGGGGAGGAGWALVEARLQGGAPWGFTVQGGLEHGEPLLISKVEEGGKADTLERPLLAGDEIIAINDVEVSGFRQEAVALVKGSHKTLTLTVRRQFNEGYTRESSPPSLPPPPLSPRQQQQQQQQQQQSPVSSQHSRPCSAGGVQLRIKNRRSEPASRPHSWHSAKLGEGQRQLDQEDVDTMNTWHNSYHTSASTTNLSSGFDSSSGGYLRRSPDQYSSRGSMESLDPPQSSQLHSGAQQHHSGPHPAYASCHQLSSARSSNSIDHLHSKRDSAYSSFSTSSSIPEYLASTPSFSPERSYSLETVSHRGGESREMHQADLHYIRTVYDVKQGLSQEHELSSSSAARGGGGTRSGQSRDLQVCYRGSSSGSSSGSSSGGVPASNRHSVGPIWGPAANCSSYENLKGVPAPPRRSDSYMAIRNHDRPNSWSSLEQARSLRSLQKGSWHHSSGPVASGAAKGSYGAEGLLHTVIEKSPESSPTTKPRQGGGFVQPPSPPEFSSGSAGHTPHSGRLILPTVVYPVPQPEPHYAQMPSSNPGSGSSAVYPALTKENSQHQYQESQGTGLRDEGKISSSENNISWSHYPHSSHAPSALLQQEESNLRHNRPHMKSDGDRAESQTRVQRPLNHQEPHSQSFQESYTLKGHGPHDVVFQEQNHGFHVPQIQSSSGPRPSSSHECRDAHVPVQPRDRSRSVDHTSFHTNPGTLSRPAQGQVPFIHSLVHPQSQAPPTSATPSSPRHLSDSVPLQYQDWDHRDKDDDREHPLTRLENALAEVQRCSSSDSIISASSQNGSQMPTRSLSVLEKVSRFERGEQAGKKRSYSTSHANNKATHLRTTEKGRRSPCGADDLRNMLERSTSSAKPHRTMSYRGRSNGRTLVDPSSALQRSHSTFQLEESREGYSSRDVHLRHDIQEVLGPMQDTSFNRSYRESLKDAQTKVLRSTSFRRRDFSSSSSPQPPPVPAKQNSLEKKGPKTKPKPHGVIIRPMSPPLVTSPHAPKERHMVTPEVRGPSPPALPSVPPVGPAVMRICGRKRLMAEQKKRSYSEPENLNEVGVSDVETVALFRRGGETSVADRRKMFELAASRVGVGAHQNTTSRPELRQLQHDALAEYVERKRGAKREDGGQRSGLRPCRGSCSYSDTFSLSSASSLLSLQEPGPERTSPVEKRSSSTLPPGTDLRDYQSNLYYPGRVTTPRPPPQPPQSAPPGSPPELQTKTFHNLSPEAGLSRQSQSVSRDSGLDQQQQQQQQQDKEPQEHPFRLGLSRKLSGALQRAGSNRSTGKSASAEDLLERSQENQMTPQHFRSRSSPIMDTLQDFSAGDVMTFGVLVSEPEDRSADTQMLGNLVCPQLSQNSVNSTQPSASSPDLGSSSSSSVTPITRRERRRSSERQRAHSTSTLAASVGLPCPFSSAGDTEWQASERLANLDAISFPGTSKTLETNKETRCTLSLEDTETDVDSLKNLSEMPTLLPHPQLAALPNRKDSENAVSLPSPSLHLSVRHLSSLRISESSLSSYSDQQPHMETSKGRSQEDFDEVFLLTPAPPSPPPPIRETSILEDFPPPPPPIELEEEPGYDSVESPSSEYLTSSSVPSRKSSLPSPTLFPSYSVLPPLSTTNTHTSTKDSLGLDYQSLTKREKTPEEQRVEALARKLVLQDHSLAPLLDTWSTKSTVELMSEIFPRSRLVDRSQWHQLDDRIQDGVCDSASVAMTDGQTQTNTDEKDLNTTKVELCEALRSSVEALQQEKELLCEEQRSHQALGGDMEALVQEKLRDNEKDKYSMFIGDLERIVNLLLSLCSRLSRIDRSLLAVDAEELTQEDAAEEKASLCRKRSLLLRQTEDAWELKENLDRRQRVVQSILSGYLSEAQLGDYRHFVSTKPSLLIRRRHLDDLIRQGEEQLKQLVENIPELAEARGLSRAGPFSLPGHVTCSSLSVIPGPAHPVRSTTVTSL
- the shroom3 gene encoding protein Shroom3 isoform X3 codes for the protein MELLEVFYRRKLRKKQKKSALGRSEGALCRAPSEAGVNGLATGLISRVLRLTSRRSEPASRPHSWHSAKLGEGQRQLDQEDVDTMNTWHNSYHTSASTTNLSSGFDSSSGGYLRRSPDQYSSRGSMESLDPPQSSQLHSGAQQHHSGPHPAYASCHQLSSARSSNSIDHLHSKRDSAYSSFSTSSSIPEYLASTPSFSPERSYSLETVSHRGGESREMHQADLHYIRTVYDVKQGLSQEHELSSSSAARGGGGTRSGQSRDLQVCYRGSSSGSSSGSSSGGVPASNRHSVGPIWGPAANCSSYENLKGVPAPPRRSDSYMAIRNHDRPNSWSSLEQARSLRSLQKGSWHHSSGPVASGAAKGSYGAEGLLHTVIEKSPESSPTTKPRQGGGFVQPPSPPEFSSGSAGHTPHSGRLILPTVVYPVPQPEPHYAQMPSSNPGSGSSAVYPALTKENSQHQYQESQGTGLRDEGKISSSENNISWSHYPHSSHAPSALYELRLQQEESNLRHNRPHMKSDGDRAESQTRVQRPLNHQEPHSQSFQESYTLKGHGPHDVVFQEQNHGFHVPQIQSSSGPRPSSSHECRDAHVPVQPRDRSRSVDHTSFHTNPGTLSRPAQGQVPFIHSLVHPQSQAPPTSATPSSPRHLSDSVPLQYQDWDHRDKDDDREHPLTRLENALAEVQRCSSSDSIISASSQNGSQMPTRSLSVLEKVSRFERGEQAGKKRSYSTSHANNKATHLRTTEKGRRSPCGADDLRNMLERSTSSAKPHRTMSYRGRSNGRTLVDPSSALQRSHSTFQLEESREGYSSRDVHLRHDIQEVLGPMQDTSFNRSYRESLKDAQTKVLRSTSFRRRDFSSSSSPQPPPVPAKQNSLEKKGPKTKPKPHGVIIRPMSPPLVTSPHAPKERHMVTPEVRGPSPPALPSVPPVGPAVMRICGRKRLMAEQKKRSYSEPENLNEVGVSDVETVALFRRGGETSVADRRKMFELAASRVGVGAHQNTTSRPELRQLQHDALAEYVERKRGAKREDGGQRSGLRPCRGSCSYSDTFSLSSASSLLSLQEPGPERTSPVEKRSSSTLPPGTDLRDYQSNLYYPGRVTTPRPPPQPPQSAPPGSPPELQTKTFHNLSPEAGLSRQSQSVSRDSGLDQQQQQQQQQDKEPQEHPFRLGLSRKLSGALQRAGSNRSTGKSASAEDLLERSQENQMTPQHFRSRSSPIMDTLQDFSAGDVMTFGVLVSEPEDRSADTQMLGNLVCPQLSQNSVNSTQPSASSPDLGSSSSSSVTPITRRERRRSSERQRAHSTSTLAASVGLPCPFSSAGDTEWQASERLANLDAISFPGTSKTLETNKETRCTLSLEDTETDVDSLKNLSEMPTLLPHPQLAALPNRKDSENAVSLPSPSLHLSVRHLSSLRISESSLSSYSDQQPHMETSKGRSQEDFDEVFLLTPAPPSPPPPIRETSILEDFPPPPPPIELEEEPGYDSVESPSSEYLTSSSVPSRKSSLPSPTLFPSYSVLPPLSTTNTHTSTKDSLGLDYQSLTKREKTPEEQRVEALARKLVLQDHSLAPLLDTWSTKSTVELMSEIFPRSRLVDRSQWHQLDDRIQDGVCDSASVAMTDGQTQTNTDEKDLNTTKVELCEALRSSVEALQQEKELLCEEQRSHQALGGDMEALVQEKLRDNEKDKYSMFIGDLERIVNLLLSLCSRLSRIDRSLLAVDAEELTQEDAAEEKASLCRKRSLLLRQTEDAWELKENLDRRQRVVQSILSGYLSEAQLGDYRHFVSTKPSLLIRRRHLDDLIRQGEEQLKQLVENIPELAEARGLSRAGPFSLPGHVTCSSLSVIPGPAHPVRSTTVTSL